One segment of Radiobacillus kanasensis DNA contains the following:
- a CDS encoding DegT/DnrJ/EryC1/StrS family aminotransferase, translating to MSNKTFDQIPLLDLKEELKLIRSSILDHVSDVIDSGNYILGNKVESLEKELAKYLDAPYSLGVANGTDALQLSLKALDIGSGDEVITTPFTFFATGEVIAQEGAKPIFVDIDEETYNMDPTKIEEAITEDTKAIMVVHLYGQVANMKEIMDIAKKYNLRVIEDACQAIGSEYEGERAGAIGDIGCFSFFPTKNLGAFGDAGLVVTNQKDLYEKIASLRNHGSEEKYHHSSIGLNSRLDEIQAAILLVKLSHLDTFLANRQGIARRYTEHFTGKLTCPPAIESREHTFHQYCVELDNRNELAAELKNNGIASAIYYPIPLHLQEAFQYLGHKEGDFPISEKVAKRILALPIYPMLSVEKQDYVISVILNFLENKG from the coding sequence TTGTCTAATAAAACGTTTGATCAAATTCCTTTGCTTGATTTAAAGGAGGAATTAAAGCTAATAAGGTCCTCGATATTAGACCATGTATCGGATGTAATAGATAGCGGGAATTATATTTTAGGAAATAAAGTGGAGAGTTTGGAAAAGGAGCTAGCAAAATATTTGGATGCACCTTATAGCCTTGGAGTCGCAAATGGAACGGATGCGTTGCAGTTATCTTTAAAGGCTTTGGATATTGGATCTGGTGATGAAGTCATTACAACTCCATTTACCTTCTTTGCTACCGGTGAAGTGATTGCTCAAGAAGGGGCGAAGCCTATCTTTGTAGATATAGACGAGGAAACCTATAATATGGATCCAACAAAAATAGAAGAGGCGATCACGGAAGATACAAAAGCTATCATGGTCGTACACTTATATGGCCAAGTTGCAAATATGAAAGAAATCATGGACATCGCGAAAAAATACAATTTGAGAGTTATAGAGGACGCTTGCCAAGCAATCGGGTCTGAGTATGAAGGAGAAAGAGCTGGAGCAATCGGAGACATTGGTTGCTTTTCGTTTTTCCCTACGAAAAACCTTGGCGCATTTGGTGATGCTGGTCTAGTTGTAACGAATCAAAAGGATCTTTACGAAAAGATTGCTAGTCTTCGGAACCACGGTAGTGAAGAGAAGTATCATCATTCCTCGATTGGATTGAATAGTAGATTAGATGAAATACAGGCGGCTATTTTACTAGTAAAATTAAGTCATTTGGATACTTTTTTAGCGAATAGACAGGGAATCGCCAGACGTTATACAGAGCACTTTACAGGTAAGTTAACATGCCCACCAGCCATAGAAAGTAGAGAGCACACCTTTCATCAATATTGTGTGGAGTTGGATAACAGAAATGAGCTTGCTGCTGAACTTAAAAATAATGGTATAGCTTCAGCTATCTATTATCCTATTCCGTTACATTTGCAGGAAGCCTTCCAGTACCTTGGGCATAAAGAAGGTGATTTTCCAATATCCGAGAAAGTAGCGAAGCGGATCTTAGCTCTTCCTATTTATCCGATGCTGTCTGTTGAAAAACAGGATTATGTAATCTCAGTGATTTTGAACTTTTTGGAGAACAAGGGGTGA
- a CDS encoding DUF817 domain-containing protein, which produces MRALQQLVRFGWEQALSCLFPVVIFASLALTKIIPLPFLPRYDWLLIICLLMQWGMVRSGLETRDELKVITVFHLIGLALELFKVHMGSWSYPEEGYSKILGVPLYSGFMYASVASYLCQAWRRLNVELVKWPPYLVVVPLASAIYLNFFTHHYWMDVRWILSVLVIIVFSRSWVTYEVGETRYRMPIALSFVLIGFFIWIAENIATFFGAWEYPNQTDAWSLVHLGKVSSWLLLVIVSFLIVATLKQVKGKSSTRIETSHSL; this is translated from the coding sequence ATGAGAGCCTTACAACAACTCGTTCGTTTTGGTTGGGAGCAAGCCCTTTCTTGTTTGTTTCCTGTCGTTATTTTTGCTTCTTTGGCTTTAACAAAAATCATTCCACTTCCCTTCCTACCACGGTATGATTGGCTGCTTATTATCTGCCTTCTAATGCAGTGGGGTATGGTGCGTTCAGGGCTTGAAACACGGGATGAACTAAAGGTTATCACCGTGTTTCACCTTATTGGACTTGCTCTCGAACTTTTCAAGGTACATATGGGCTCCTGGTCTTATCCAGAGGAAGGATATTCTAAAATTCTTGGTGTTCCTTTGTACAGTGGATTTATGTATGCAAGCGTAGCGAGCTATCTCTGTCAGGCGTGGAGGAGACTGAATGTTGAACTGGTTAAATGGCCACCGTATTTAGTGGTTGTTCCACTCGCATCCGCGATCTACCTGAATTTTTTTACCCATCACTACTGGATGGACGTTCGATGGATATTGTCAGTGCTTGTTATAATTGTATTTAGCAGGTCATGGGTCACATACGAGGTTGGTGAAACTCGGTACCGTATGCCAATCGCACTTTCTTTTGTGCTTATCGGATTTTTTATATGGATAGCCGAAAATATCGCAACGTTCTTTGGAGCTTGGGAATACCCTAACCAAACCGATGCTTGGAGTCTCGTACATTTAGGAAAGGTGAGTTCATGGCTCTTATTAGTGATAGTTAGTTTTCTCATAGTTGCGACGTTAAAGCAGGTGAAGGGAAAAAGTTCCACTAGGATAGAAACTAGTCACTCTTTATGA
- a CDS encoding helix-turn-helix domain-containing protein: protein MAIIINVDVMLAKRKMSVTELSEKVGITMANLSILKNGKAKAIRFSTLEAICKALECQPGDIIEYRSNEDTEEK, encoded by the coding sequence ATGGCAATTATAATCAATGTTGATGTGATGTTAGCTAAAAGGAAAATGAGTGTAACAGAACTTTCAGAGAAGGTTGGAATAACAATGGCTAACCTTTCTATATTGAAAAATGGAAAGGCAAAAGCGATTCGATTTTCCACTTTAGAGGCGATTTGTAAGGCTTTGGAATGCCAGCCTGGAGATATTATAGAATACAGGAGTAACGAAGACACTGAAGAGAAATAA
- a CDS encoding DUF2975 domain-containing protein: MKRETLFLKVVVFLMGLPVLALCIFLLPDIAEFFAELNPKLDFLQYPFLIGLYVTALVFFIALFQTLKLLSYIDKNQAFSELSVRALKNIKYCAITISALYVVFMPLIYLMAEVDDAPGMILIGMVIIFGCMVVAVFAAVLQKLLKSAIDIKSENDLTV, translated from the coding sequence ATGAAACGAGAAACACTCTTTTTAAAGGTCGTTGTTTTTCTAATGGGGCTTCCTGTCCTTGCTTTGTGTATATTTTTGTTACCTGATATAGCTGAATTTTTTGCAGAGTTAAATCCAAAATTAGATTTTTTACAATATCCCTTTTTAATCGGATTGTATGTAACAGCTCTCGTATTTTTCATTGCATTGTTCCAGACTTTAAAACTTTTAAGTTATATTGACAAGAACCAGGCGTTTTCAGAGTTATCCGTGAGGGCTTTGAAAAACATCAAATACTGTGCCATCACCATCAGTGCCTTATATGTGGTATTTATGCCACTCATATATCTCATGGCAGAGGTTGACGATGCCCCAGGTATGATACTAATCGGAATGGTCATTATTTTTGGTTGTATGGTGGTTGCAGTCTTTGCCGCTGTTCTTCAAAAGCTATTAAAAAGTGCTATCGATATAAAATCAGAAAATGATTTAACGGTCTGA